The segment TGTAAATTTCTTCGATGTTGATGATTCAGATCTATGGCAAGGAGTACATCCAACTTCAGGGCCTTATGGCGGATTATGCGGAAAATATTTGTCTGCAAAATTTTGTTCTTATCCAGATGATTTTCAAACTCGCTGCGGAATATCCCCTCTTTATGAATATTCTAATGTTTGTAAATATCCATTTAGAGAATTTGAAAAGTGCGGATTTGAATATTTTTATTATTCCGAGAAATGCTCTATTCCCGACAATCCTAGAAGCATAATGGCAAATGCAGTAAAGAAAAAAGACCCTTGCCTTGTTTGCAATCAATATTCATATAATTATTTAAATAATTTAAGATTAAATACAATATATGGTGGCAGTTCCCTATGGCTTGGAGGAATTTTTGGAGAAGAATGCGAAGCAGTCCGATTTTTGTGCGAAACTCTTTCAGACCCAAATGGAAATTTTCAAGAAGACACTACAAATAGAGATTTCTATAATCAGTATATTGCAGATCTTTGCGTCCAATATCCATTTAATGGATTTACCAAATCACAATGCCGAAATGTATATTCTCTCATTCATAATAGAATTAAAAATCCCTTTCAAGGGTTTCAGACTTTTTATAGCGAACAGGCAGGATTCCGGCTTCTCTATGAATCTTTTTGCTGGCTTTCTTATTATGATAAAAAATGTCATGAAAGAGAAATAGAAGAAATAGTAGAAGAATTGGAAGGAGGAGGAAAAACGGGAGAGATATTAAAAGAAGTAAAAAAACTTGGTTTCAATTGTAAATTTGAAGAATTAAAACATCTTTATTACACTAAAACCGAAGAGTTTTGCACAAAATGCGAAGAACTTTCAAATGAATTTGAAATTTGCAAAAAAACAGATGACTATGTCTATCTAAGGACAAAATGCGAAAGTATTTGCCAAAATTAGATTATTTTTTCCCTTCAATCAAATCACTAAGATTAAAATATTCTTCCTGTAATTCAATCTCAACCAATTCGTCAATTTTATAGTTATTAATTTCTAAACTAAATAATATGTCCTGCCCAAATACCTTTTTGTCTATTTCTTTATTTGCCCTTACTAAATAAAGAAAGTAATCTTCTTTATTAATGAAGAATTCAAGCTCGATTTCCCCTGCCAAACGCAAAGATATTTCTTTTATGCTTTCAATCATCTGTATAATTGTCTCTTTTTCCGACAGAAACTCTTCATTTTCAAAATCAACTAATAAATCAAGCAATTTTACTATTGTCTTGTTATCATTAAAAGAAAGAGTGTAATGATATGCCTCTTTTTTTTCTTTTATCTCTTCTTTAATAAAATAATATTCGCTTTGATATATCATCTCCCTGATTTTTTCCCTGTTTTGCAAGTTAGAATCTTTTTGAGGAACTTTAATCCAAATATCAACAAATTCTTGGATATTAATACCAGAAGATAGCATCATAAGCTCCAACGAAGAAGAAAGATCTATTTTAGAAAAATTGAAATAAACAGAATCTTCAAGCTTCTTTATCTTTCCGGTTATAAGGAAAATGTCTTCAAAAGAAAGAATAAAATCGCTTTCTTCTTTTGTCTTGTCAAAAACCGTATCAAGAACAAAAAGTAGTTCTTCTTTCTCTTTTGTATTTGCACTTAGAGTTATTTTCGTTCTTCCTTTTTCAATCTCTTCCATTTTTAAAAGAGATTTTTCAAGTACTTTTTCAGGTGAAAAAAAAGAAATAACCTTTAAATCGGAAAAAATAAAAAAAGCGCCAAAAGAAAAAGCAAAAAGAAAAAAAAGACCCAAAGCGATATAAGCGGTTTTAATCTTGTTTTTTTTAATCATCCTTTAATCAGCTTATTTTTAGTTGAAAGTCCTCCGGATTGATTTCAACTTTGTTTCCCTTTTGAAGAGAACCCAAAAGAACGGCTTCCGCCAGATTATTTTCTATCTTTTCTTGAATAACTCTTCTCATTTCTCTTGCTCCAAATTTTGGGTCATAGCTAAGTTCCACTATTTTCTCTTTCAACTCCTCTGTTACGAAAAGCTCAATCCCCTTCTTCTTAAGATTATCTTTAAGCGAAGAAAGAATAAGATTTGATATTTCTATTAAGTTTTCCTTACTAAGCGGATGAAATACCACTGCTTTGTCAAAACGGTTAATAAACTCTGGCTTAAAAATACCTGTTTTAAAAACATAAGTAAGAAGCATTTCTTTCACCTTTTCCCATGGATTCTTATTTTCAATAGCATCCAAAATTATCTGATATCCGGCATTGCTTGTCGCAATGATTATCGTATTTTTAAAATCAACTTTTCTTTCAAATCCGTCCGTAATATTTCCTTCATCCAAGACCTGAAGAAAAAGGTTAAGAATATTTGGATGGGCTTTTTCAAGCTCATCCAGAAGAAGGAGTGAAAAAGGGCTTTCCTTTACGGGCGAAGTAAGCATTCCTGTTTCTTCTTTCCCCCCGATAAGACGAGATACGTCGCTTACGTTCTGAAACTCCGACATATCAAGACGGATTATCCTTTTTTCAGAACCAAAGTAAATATCTGCCAGAGCTTTTGCCGTCTCTGTTTTTCCAACTCCAGTAGGCCCTAAAAAGAGAAAGCTTCCCATAGGGCCCTTTCTTGTCTTTATCTCCGCCCTTGCCCTTCTAAGAGAAGTTGATATTTCCATCACCGCCTCTTTTTGGTTTATTATCCTTTCATGAATAAGATTTTCAAGATTAAGAAGAATTTCTTTTTCTTTTTCCGCTACTTCTCCTACAGGAATATCCGTCTTTCTGCTTATAACGCTTGCAACATGACTTTTTAAAACCATTTTACCCTTTCCTCCTTTTGAAACAAATAAAACAACCTCTTCTAAGATTTCTATCCCCTTCTCGGGAAAAAACAATGTCGGAAGATATTTATCGCTTAAGTCAACTATTTCCTTTAGGGCAAGATATGAAACAAAAACTTTATTTTTTCTTTCGTAATAAGGAACAAGCGTCTGAAGAATTTTAAGGGTCTGCTGTTTACCAACTTCTGAAATTTCTATTTTTTCAAAAAGATTAAGAAAAGATGCATTTTTTTCTATTCTTTCATGAAGCCCCGTATAATCTGTAATTCCTATAAATTTAAAATCTGGCATATTTAAAAAAGGAGCAACAATTCCGGTAACATCAACTGTTCCAAGTTTATCCTCTCCTCCGACAAATTCATGAATATTATTAACAACAAGAATAATATCCCCGGCAGAGGCGGCTTCTTTAAAAATTTTATCCAAAGTAAACTCAACCTGCTCTTTATTTTGAATTCTTGCAAGAAGGGATTCCATATCAACTTCTATCACCCTTTTATAATTAATTTCTTCAAGCCCCTTTCCAAAAAGAGATCTTTGGGCAAGATTATAAACAACACTTTTTCTTCCCGATCCAGGATTTCCAACAATAAGGGCATTGCTTCTTTGGCTTCTCAAAAGAGCTCTTTCTAAAATATCCGCTTCTTCTTTATGGGAAATAAATTCCACATATCTTCTGATCTGTTCTGTAATATCAATTCCGTAAGTATCAAGTGTAAGAGAATATCCGGAAATCCATCTTTTCCCCAAGGCCCCTTTTGTCCAAAAAAGATCTTTTCTCTTTTCTTTAAGCAGGGAAAGCCAGAAAAAAACACTCTCAATATCTTCGCTGGAAATATCCATCAGAACAGCCATTTTATTAAGAGAACTGTTGTCTAAAAAAGATGCCAAAAGAACATCTTGTCCTTCAATTATTTCTCTTCCTTTTCTTTTTGCAATATCTTTTGAAAGTTCAAGCAAAGAAAAAAGTTCCTTCTCCTTTTCCTCACTCATTTCTCTTTTAAGAGTTTCCATTACTTTTTTAGGAGAAAGAAGAATCCGATAAAAAATAAAGCTAAGATCGCTGTATTCTTTTAAAATAAAATAAAGAAGGGCGCTTGGATTTTTCGGTTTTTTTCTTAAAAAAATCTTAACAAGGTCAAACTCTAGAAAATCTGCCAAGTTATCCGTTTCTTTTTTTAGAACCGTCGTTTTTAGTTTTTCCGTTCTAAAATGCCCTATATTTTCAAGAAAAAGAAAAATAAGGAAGAAGAGCGTGAAAAAACCCAAAAAGCGCTCGTTTTCAAGATAAAGAGCAAAAGCGCCAAAAACAGCACTGGCAAGAAGAAAAAAAGGAGAAAGAAAAACAACTGAGG is part of the Candidatus Paceibacterota bacterium genome and harbors:
- a CDS encoding ATP-dependent Clp protease ATP-binding subunit, whose amino-acid sequence is MIFEPQKTYAGRMIKWDKIIASVVFLSPFFLLASAVFGAFALYLENERFLGFFTLFFLIFLFLENIGHFRTEKLKTTVLKKETDNLADFLEFDLVKIFLRKKPKNPSALLYFILKEYSDLSFIFYRILLSPKKVMETLKREMSEEKEKELFSLLELSKDIAKRKGREIIEGQDVLLASFLDNSSLNKMAVLMDISSEDIESVFFWLSLLKEKRKDLFWTKGALGKRWISGYSLTLDTYGIDITEQIRRYVEFISHKEEADILERALLRSQRSNALIVGNPGSGRKSVVYNLAQRSLFGKGLEEINYKRVIEVDMESLLARIQNKEQVEFTLDKIFKEAASAGDIILVVNNIHEFVGGEDKLGTVDVTGIVAPFLNMPDFKFIGITDYTGLHERIEKNASFLNLFEKIEISEVGKQQTLKILQTLVPYYERKNKVFVSYLALKEIVDLSDKYLPTLFFPEKGIEILEEVVLFVSKGGKGKMVLKSHVASVISRKTDIPVGEVAEKEKEILLNLENLIHERIINQKEAVMEISTSLRRARAEIKTRKGPMGSFLFLGPTGVGKTETAKALADIYFGSEKRIIRLDMSEFQNVSDVSRLIGGKEETGMLTSPVKESPFSLLLLDELEKAHPNILNLFLQVLDEGNITDGFERKVDFKNTIIIATSNAGYQIILDAIENKNPWEKVKEMLLTYVFKTGIFKPEFINRFDKAVVFHPLSKENLIEISNLILSSLKDNLKKKGIELFVTEELKEKIVELSYDPKFGAREMRRVIQEKIENNLAEAVLLGSLQKGNKVEINPEDFQLKIS